A single genomic interval of bacterium harbors:
- the selA gene encoding L-seryl-tRNA(Sec) selenium transferase: protein MTGVKKAFNLTGVVLHTGLGRAPLADEVVAAIVAASRAAEVEIDVPTGVRGRRQEAVRERCERLFGLPGCAFNNNAAATLLTLAATAAGREVVVGVSRLVAIGGSFAMPSVMRQSGCTLREVGSVNRTTVSDYAEAVGENTGAIFTAHRSNFRLEGRFTEPSLVELAELAHSRGLPIIYDQGSGLVREVPWAPGAEDVTAALKAGVDMVCFSGDKLFGGPQAGIVVGRADLVEGCVRHPLARAVRLDKVVLAGLAATLDFYLAGREDELPAYRLLSATGDELLKRAEALLPELERIGVGRWGVRVEKTVGRAGSGALPLVDFPSAALVLTSNVAGGRELAREFRTHGIFGRVEDERLLLDLRALLPEEEGGFLAAVSAAAPRP, encoded by the coding sequence ATGACCGGCGTAAAAAAAGCGTTCAATCTCACCGGCGTGGTCCTCCACACGGGCCTGGGTCGCGCCCCCCTGGCGGACGAGGTCGTAGCCGCCATCGTCGCCGCGTCTCGGGCGGCCGAGGTGGAAATTGACGTCCCGACGGGTGTGCGGGGCCGGCGGCAGGAGGCCGTCCGGGAGCGCTGCGAACGGCTGTTCGGCCTTCCCGGTTGCGCCTTCAACAACAACGCCGCGGCCACGCTTCTTACCCTGGCCGCCACGGCCGCGGGGCGCGAGGTCGTCGTAGGCGTGTCCCGTCTGGTCGCCATCGGCGGGTCCTTCGCCATGCCCTCGGTGATGCGCCAATCGGGCTGCACCCTGCGGGAGGTGGGGAGCGTCAACCGAACCACCGTCAGCGACTACGCCGAAGCGGTTGGGGAGAACACGGGTGCCATTTTTACGGCCCACCGTTCCAACTTCCGCCTCGAGGGCCGCTTCACCGAGCCGTCGCTCGTCGAGCTGGCGGAACTGGCGCATTCCCGCGGGCTCCCTATAATCTACGACCAGGGGTCCGGTCTGGTCCGGGAGGTCCCCTGGGCTCCGGGGGCGGAAGACGTGACGGCGGCCCTGAAAGCGGGCGTGGACATGGTTTGCTTCTCCGGCGACAAGCTCTTCGGCGGGCCCCAGGCCGGGATAGTCGTCGGTCGGGCGGACCTGGTGGAGGGCTGCGTCCGTCACCCCCTCGCCCGGGCGGTGCGGCTGGACAAGGTGGTGCTCGCCGGCCTGGCCGCGACCCTCGACTTTTACCTCGCAGGGCGGGAGGACGAGCTGCCCGCGTACCGCCTTCTTTCCGCCACCGGCGACGAGCTCTTGAAGCGTGCGGAGGCGCTGCTCCCCGAGCTCGAGCGCATCGGGGTCGGGCGCTGGGGGGTGCGTGTGGAGAAAACGGTTGGGCGGGCCGGTTCCGGGGCGCTGCCGCTGGTGGATTTCCCCTCCGCCGCGCTGGTGCTCACCTCCAATGTTGCGGGTGGCCGGGAGCTGGCGCGGGAATTTCGTACCCACGGGATCTTCGGGC